ccagaaaacattatgtcCATAAATAAGgcataaaaaacaacataaaacatgtacatgatcaatgtttttatcatgtttatggtcATATGACCAGATCATATTAAATATCTATGTAATATAATTGTCTAATCACAGTACTAGTTAGCTCTAAAGAGTAAAGATTGAATttattatgttatgttttgaaGTTCAACATTCATGACAATGCTGTGTAAATATCAATTTGCATTTATAAGCCATGTTAGGAATGGAAGGCACATTGtctaattttaatatttccttTACCATAAAAATCTTACTTGGGATAATATtcagcattaaaaaaaaagtaaaaagctTTTTTAAGATTACCTTGAAACATTTTTACACCCCATTTAGTATTGGATTGCGTAGATTTGGATTCGAAATTTGCTTCTTGTAACTCCTCCATGTCTTCATCAGTCATTCTTAGGAATCGTCCACGTTTTTTTTTGGGTGGTTGGTCATCTTCATTATTCTTTTCTATCTCTGAAAGTAGCTCCTCCATAGAAGGTGGTTGTACAAGCTCAGGTGACTTACACGGTTGTGGACTCAATGCTTCTAACTTAATCAGTTGCTGGTCACattgttttaattcattatCTATCTGTAAAGCAGCAGTATTTTGAATGTTTCCTTGCGCATTAACCAGAGTTAAATTTGAATGATTTGATTGATCAATTGTCTGTAGTGCCATTTGTAGTTGAGTTACCGGTAGTTGATTACAAGTAGCCAAACAGGTAGGTGCATTTTTTGAACCTGGCATAACTGGTACTATAGGAAAACGTCTGATTATTGTTGAATTCTTATCCATTGGCAGGAATCTAATAAGATATGGCTGTGTTCCTGCCATGGGTGACTTAGCTGGAGCTGGGGCTCTAGGTCTGTTATTGGCAGACTGGATGGGAACAGGAAATTGCATTGTAGGCGCTGAAGACACTTTCGCAGGCATAACAAAAGGAGCTGGAATGGCAGACGTCAAAGGTCCTATAACATATGGTGTGGTACATGTAACAGGAATGGCCTGTGACTGAAGAACATTAGATAGAGGTACTGACATAATAGAAGGCAAAGGTTCCGATGTAATTGGACAATCCTCAATGGGTTCTTGTTTGACATTACAAATCAGTTCTGAATCATCTTGTTCTGTGGTATTTTGACAGTCCTCAATTGGTTCTTGTTTGACATTACATATCAGCTCTGAATTTTCTTGTGATTGAACTATAAACATTGATACATCTGAAATACAAAagcattatttcttttagacaaaatcaatcatataaattggaataaaaacCATGCTTCACATGCATAATGATTCTATTTACTATGCAGTATGACCTTTGTTCATTGTAGAAGTTCATTGTAGTTGTGACAGTGACCTATACATTGTAGTTGTCACATggttgtttgtttctgtgtcaCTTGGtttcttgtagagagttgtctcattggcaatcataccacatcttcttttttatattaatagaATCATTGCAATTGAAAGACCTTCAATCAAGATTTATTTTCAGATTGTCAGTTAACAAACTTTCTGACATgtttgacatacatgtagatacaataaaaaataacccACAGAATCTTTTCACAAAAAGTATAAACTGTGAACTCTTACCTTTACTTCCCTTCTCTTTGTTCCCATCTTCTCTGTcaattttttcactttttgaatCTTCTGACATTTCAGTATCAACCATAACTGTTTTCTTCTGCTCATGCTCATCAAACTGTATCCCTGTTGGACCACGTGCAATATACACATCACCTAGTGATGATATATCACtagttaatgtttttaaataaggaTTTAAGGACATATTAAGGTCCAGATCCCTCCCACCACTATCATGAAATAGATCAATATAAACTAAGCTTTCATTCATACGTAGAtcgctttttaattttttgagaCTATTATCATAGGCACTGGTGGCACTGTTCTTCACTTCTCTCAGTGTGCTCAGGTTTGCTTTTAAAGTTACAACAGTATGATTTACTTTCCCAAGTATATTAGCAACGTATAGAAT
The genomic region above belongs to Mytilus trossulus isolate FHL-02 chromosome 7, PNRI_Mtr1.1.1.hap1, whole genome shotgun sequence and contains:
- the LOC134724984 gene encoding uncharacterized protein LOC134724984 isoform X2; the encoded protein is MASAVDPVDLINIERRLLTLEANTNKFNLNRKENLRRLQEQKNNCYTEIKAFRQDLNMFLDKLEQAFCQELSSLEEKQRENILYVANILGKVNHTVVTLKANLSTLREVKNSATSAYDNSLKKLKSDLRMNESLVYIDLFHDSGGRDLDLNMSLNPYLKTLTSDISSLGDVYIARGPTGIQFDEHEQKKTVMVDTEMSEDSKSEKIDREDGNKEKGSKDVSMFIVQSQENSELICNVKQEPIEDCQNTTEQDDSELICNVKQEPIEDCPITSEPLPSIMSVPLSNVLQSQAIPVTCTTPYVIGPLTSAIPAPFVMPAKVSSAPTMQFPVPIQSANNRPRAPAPAKSPMAGTQPYLIRFLPMDKNSTIIRRFPIVPVMPGSKNAPTCLATCNQLPVTQLQMALQTIDQSNHSNLTLVNAQGNIQNTAALQIDNELKQCDQQLIKLEALSPQPCKSPELVQPPSMEELLSEIEKNNEDDQPPKKKRGRFLRMTDEDMEELQEANFESKSTQSNTKWGVKMFQGCTTRRNNRRSPSNPPVEREEVRLKHRHFPADLGNKTWCHICWARVANGTQEKRHQTKYGCAECSKHLCLPHCFTVFHSVKDYKKKGCTTRGKSRSSPSSLPVEHLEDRLTHRHMPADLGNKTWCHLCSARVSKGTQDKRRQTKYGCAECSKHLCLPHCFTVFHSVKDYKK
- the LOC134724984 gene encoding uncharacterized protein LOC134724984 isoform X1 — its product is MASAVDPVDLINIERRLLTLEANTNKFNLNRKENLRRLQEQKNNCYTEIKAFRQDLNMFLDKLEQAFCQELSSLEEKQRENILYVANILGKVNHTVVTLKANLSTLREVKNSATSAYDNSLKKLKSDLRMNESLVYIDLFHDSGGRDLDLNMSLNPYLKTLTSDISSLGDVYIARGPTGIQFDEHEQKKTVMVDTEMSEDSKSEKIDREDGNKEKGSKDVSMFIVQSQENSELICNVKQEPIEDCQNTTEQDDSELICNVKQEPIEDCPITSEPLPSIMSVPLSNVLQSQAIPVTCTTPYVIGPLTSAIPAPFVMPAKVSSAPTMQFPVPIQSANNRPRAPAPAKSPMAGTQPYLIRFLPMDKNSTIIRRFPIVPVMPGSKNAPTCLATCNQLPVTQLQMALQTIDQSNHSNLTLVNAQGNIQNTAALQIDNELKQCDQQLIKLEALSPQPCKSPELVQPPSMEELLSEIEKNNEDDQPPKKKRGRFLRMTDEDMEELQEANFESKSTQSNTKWGVKMFQEWSKETSGEETDLEHVSVEELNEKLKYFYAETKPIIKSNDNISHRQTNPAMYTKHTMKNVRAALNRHFKNIKRDFDIVRDSAFKESNALLDAKIKILEKKGLLTGIKHRENIDKEEMKLLCKYVYRSSCSALSLRQSVWFCITINFLSLTQENQKELKIDSFDFNTDADGTEYVVINRETINSFNCRDLEKERMCASPLKAFCPIAGLRLLIRKTDPNATFLFNRLSREVITSAIEQEVNIWYYAKTVSKRVLKLLMSDICKSAGCKSVYTSGCLHDTAIFSKQDQDFRALMYNL